From a single Salmo salar chromosome ssa22, Ssal_v3.1, whole genome shotgun sequence genomic region:
- the LOC106583177 gene encoding exportin-2: MELNDGNLQTLTEFMRKTLDPDPSVRRPAEKFLESVEGNQNYPILLLTLLEKSQDNVIRVCAAVTFKNYIKRNWRIIEDEPNKISDPDRTTIKANIVNLMLSSPEQIQKQLSDAISIIGREDFPMKWPDLLTEMVTRFQSGDFHIINGVLRTAHSLFKRYRHEFKSNELWLEIKLVLDTFASPLTELFKATIELCQTHATDINALKILFSSLTLISKLFYSLNFQDLPEFFEDNMETWMSNFHNLLTLDNKLLQTDDEEEAGLLELLKSQICDNAALYAQKYDEEFQPYLPRFVTAIWNLLVSTGQEVKYDLLVSNAIQFLASVCERPHYKHLFEDQNTLTSICEKVIVPNMEFRSADEEAFEDNSEEYIRRDLEGSDIDTRRRAACDLVRGLCKFFEGPVTAIFSGYVNSMLGEYAKNPVVNWKHKDAAIYLVTSLASKAQTAKHGITQANELVNLTEFFVNHILTDLNSQNVNEFPVLKADAIKYVMIFRSQLPKEQLLQAVPLLVAHLQAESTVEHTYAAHALERLFTMRGPNNSTLITPTEMAPFTEQLLNNLFKALALPGSSENEYIMKAIMRSFSLLQETIVPYIPTLIGQLTHKLLLVSKNPSKPHFNHYLFESLCLSIRITCKANPTTVGSFEEALFPVFTEILQNDVQEFVPYVFQVMSLLLEIHTSSIPNSYMALFPHLLQPVLWERAGNIPPLVRLLQAYLEKGAATIASSAADKIPGLLGVFQKLIASKANDHQGFYLMNSIIEHMPTESIVQYRKQIFILLFQRLQSSKTTKFIKSFMVFINLYGVKYGAIALQEIFDSIQPKMFGMVLEKIVIPEVQKVSGPVEKKICAVGITKILTECPAMMDTEYTKLWTPLLQALIGLFELPEDDSIPDDEHFIDIEDTASYQTAFSQLAFAGKKEHDPIGDAVSNPKILLAQSLHKLSTACPGRVLSMLSTSLNAEALRYLQGYLQAASVQLV; the protein is encoded by the exons ATGGAGCTGAATGATGGAAACCTTCAGACACTCACAGAATTTATGCGTAAAACTCTGGACCCGGATCCATCCGTCAGACGTCCAG CTGAAAAGTTTCTTGAGTCAGTTGAAGGGAACCAGAACTATCCAATATTGCTGCTTACATTATTGGAGAAATCTCAAGACAACGTGATCCGGGTGTGTGCAGCTGTCACCTTCAAAAACTACATCAAGAGAAACTGGCGCATA ATTGAAGATGAACCAAACAAAATCTCAGATCCCGACCGAACCACTATCAAGGCCAACATTGTAAATTTGATGTTGAGCAGCCCTGAACAGATTCAGAAACAG TTGAGTGATGCCATCAGCATCATCGGCAGAGAGGACTTCCCTATGAAGTGGCCGGACCTCTTGACAGAGATGGTGACTCGCTTCCAGAGCGGAGACTTCCACATCATTAACGGAGTGCTCCGGACCGCACACTCACTTTTCAAGAG GTATCGACACGAGTTTAAGTCGAATGAGCTGTGGCTGGAGATTAAACTGGTGTTGGACACGTTTGCGAGTCCGCTGACTGAACTCTTCAAG GCCACCATTGAGCTGTGTCAGACCCATGCGACGGACATCAACGCTTTGAAGATCCTCTTCTCGTCCCTTACTCTGATTTCAAAGCTCTTCTACAGTCTCAACTTCCAG GACCTTCCTGAGTTTTTTGAGGACAACATGGAGACCTGGATGTCTAATTTCCATAACTTGTTGACCTTGGATAATAAGCTACTACAAACAGAT GATGAAGAGGAGGCAGGTCTTCTGGAGCTGCTCAAATCTCAGATCTGTGACAACGCTGCTCTTTACGCCCAGAAGTACGATGAAGAGTTCCAGCCTTACCTGCCTCGCTTTGTCACTGCTATCTGGAACCTGCTGGTGTCCACTGGCCAGGAGGTCAAGTATGATCTG CTTGTGAGCAATGCTATTCAGTTCCTAGCATCTGTGTGTGAAAGGCCCCACTACAAGCATCTGTTTGAGGACCAGAACACACTCACCAGCATCTGTGAGAAGGTCATTGTGCCCAACATGGAGTTCAGAA GTGCTGATGAGGAGGCCTTTGAGGATAACTCTGAAGAATACATCCGAAGAGATCTTGAAGGATCAG ACATAGACACTCGGCGCAGGGCTGCCTGTGACTTAGTGAGAGGCCTGTGTAAATTCTTTGAGGGCCCGGTCACAGCCATCTTCTCTGGCTATGTGAACTCCATGCTGGGGGAGTATGCCAAGAACCCAGTGGTGAACTGGAAGCACAAAGATGCTGCCATCTACCTGGTCACATCTCTGGCCTCTAAAGCCCAGACAGCGAAG CATGGTATCACGCAGGCTAACGAGTTGGTGAACCTCACAGAATTCTTTGTGAACCACATTCTCACAGACCTCAATTCCCAAAACG tCAATGAGTTTCCAGTGTTGAAGGCTGACGCCATCAAATACGTCATGATCTTCAGGAGTCAG TTGCCTAAAGAGCAGCTGCTGCAGGCTGTCCCTCTGCTGGTGGCCCACCTGCAGGCGGAGAGCACAGTGGAGCACACCTACGCTGCCCACGCCCTGGAGAGACTTTTTACCATGAGGGGCCCCAACAACTCCACACT TATCACTCCTACAGAGATGgcccccttcacagaacagctgcTCAACAACCTGTTCAAAGCCCTGGCTCTGCCTGGCTCATCAGAGAACGAATATATCATGAAAG CCATCATGCGCAGCTTTTCCCTCCTGCAGGAGACCATTGTTCCTTACATCCCCacactgattggccagctcactCACAAGCTCCTCCTCGTTAGCAAG AACCCCAGCAAGCCTCACTTTAACCACTACCTGTTTGAGTCCCTGTGCCTGTCTATCCGGATCACCTGCAAGGCCAACCCTACCACTGTGGGCAGCTTTGAGGAGGCCCTCTTCCCAGTCTTCACTGAGATTCTACAGAATGACGTACAGG AGTTTGTGCCCTACGTGTTCCAGGTGATGTCTCTGCTTCTGGAGATCCACACCAGCTCCATCCCCAACTCCTACATGGCCCTGTTCCCCCACCTGCTGCAGCCCGTGCTTTGGGAACGCGCTGGCAACATCCCTCCTCTGGTGCGCCTGCTTCAGGCCTACCTGGAGAAGGGGGCTGCCACCATAGCCAGCTCTGCTGCTGATAAAATA CCTGGTCTGCTAGGAGTCTTCCAGAAGCTCATAGCCTCCAAGGCCAATGACCACCAAGGTTTCTACCTGATGAACAGCATCATAGAGCACATGCCCAC ggaGTCCATTGTTCAGTACAGGAAACAGATCTTCATTCTACTCttccagagactgcagagctccaAAACAACCAAGTTCATCAAGA GTTTCATGGTTTTTATCAATCTGTATGGTGTCAAGTATGGCGCCATTGCTCTGCAGGAGATTTTTGACAGCATACAGCCAAA GATGTTTGGCATGGTGCTGGAGAAGATAGTCATTCCAGAGGTGCAGAAGGTGTCTGGCCCAGTGGAGAAGAAGATCTGTGCCGTGGGCATCACCAAGATCCTCACCGAGTGCCCGGCAATGATGGACACAGAGTACACCAAACTCTG GACCCCCCTGCTCCAGGCCCTGATTGGTCTGTTTGAGCTGCCAGAGGATGACAGCATCCCTGACGACGAGCACTTCATTGACATTGAGGACACGGCCAGTTACCAGACGGCTTTCTCCCAGCTGGCCTTTGCTGGGAAGAAGGAGCACGACCCCATCGGTGACGCTGTCAGCAACCCCAAGATCCTGCTAGCTCAGTCCCTCCACAAGCTCTCCACTGCTTGTCCTGGACGG GTCCTCTCTATGTTGAGCACCAGCCTGAATGCTGAGGCCCTCCGGTACCTGCAGGGTTACCTCCAGGCTGCATCTGTACAGCTGGTGTGA